One window of the Spirochaetota bacterium genome contains the following:
- the metE gene encoding 5-methyltetrahydropteroyltriglutamate--homocysteine S-methyltransferase, with translation MFKSYAYGFTRIGRNREFKRAVEAYWSGKINDESLSKELDNIQKDMISNYSYLDYYPVGEITGYDNILDTAIMLGVYPKHTSWKEYYDLVRGKNALEITKWFNTNYHYVVPVLSESVKLDLSWNKPLEEYRKNKSPKSLPFLVGPLTFLKLSKGVKDINYFSDMITEVYSEVIKQLSSEGSSFIHVDEPALVYELNDKEREFVKDVYSKISKHSKLLVITYYDDVDEKAMEVLLSTDIFGIGIDFSHNGDRSIKSLKRYSDNLRDKILVAGVVDGRSVWKDDIKKVSSKIREEILTLGAKEVWISNGAPLYHLPYTVEVEDALHPSLKERLAFAKEKIEEIKHIKSYLDGNEDALKWNEYKYDNSWWFNKSVQERVKNLKDQDFRREKDYKERVKIQSNWLKLPKFPTTTIGSFPQTEEVRQMRLKYKKGEITKEEYSEFIKSKIRDVIRIQEEIGLDVLVHGEFERSDMVEYFAEKLKGMATTSNGWVLSYGTRIYRAPIIYGDVYRDCNLVIDEILYAQSLTKKPVKAILTGPVTILAWSYGRKDISEREVAFQIALAILDEVKEIEKNGIKIIQIDEPAFREKAPIKRRDWSEYFDWSIKAFRLSSKASPEVQLHTHMCYSEFGEIIDKIYEMDADVISIEATRSGGDILDAFERFNYDHQIGLGVYDVHSPEVPDTYSMKRIVDRSLRYIDPNNFWINPDCGLKTRKWEEVIPSLKNMVKLSQELRKT, from the coding sequence ATGTTCAAATCTTATGCTTATGGTTTTACTAGAATAGGAAGGAATAGGGAGTTCAAGAGAGCGGTTGAAGCGTATTGGTCTGGAAAAATTAATGACGAGTCTCTTTCCAAAGAACTTGACAATATTCAAAAGGATATGATAAGCAACTATTCGTATTTGGATTATTATCCTGTTGGTGAGATAACTGGATATGATAATATTCTTGACACTGCTATTATGTTGGGTGTATATCCGAAGCATACTTCTTGGAAAGAGTATTATGATCTTGTCAGAGGTAAGAATGCTCTTGAGATTACAAAGTGGTTTAATACTAACTACCATTATGTTGTTCCTGTTTTGTCAGAAAGTGTGAAACTTGATCTTTCGTGGAACAAGCCCCTTGAGGAATATAGAAAGAATAAGTCTCCTAAATCCCTTCCGTTTTTGGTAGGTCCTCTCACGTTTCTCAAGCTTTCAAAAGGTGTTAAGGATATTAATTACTTTTCTGATATGATAACTGAGGTATATTCAGAAGTTATAAAACAACTATCAAGTGAAGGTAGTTCTTTTATTCATGTAGATGAACCTGCGTTGGTTTATGAACTCAATGATAAGGAAAGAGAGTTTGTTAAGGATGTGTACTCTAAAATTTCAAAGCATAGTAAGCTACTCGTTATTACATATTACGACGATGTTGATGAAAAAGCCATGGAGGTTCTTCTATCCACAGATATATTCGGTATTGGTATTGACTTTTCTCATAATGGTGATAGAAGTATCAAATCTCTGAAGAGGTATAGTGATAATCTAAGGGATAAGATCCTCGTTGCAGGAGTGGTTGATGGTAGAAGTGTGTGGAAGGATGATATTAAAAAAGTTTCTAGCAAAATAAGAGAAGAGATTCTTACGCTTGGTGCAAAGGAGGTTTGGATTTCAAACGGAGCACCACTATATCATCTTCCTTACACCGTAGAAGTTGAAGATGCACTTCATCCATCACTTAAAGAGAGACTTGCTTTCGCTAAAGAGAAAATAGAGGAGATAAAACATATAAAATCTTATCTAGATGGCAATGAGGATGCACTTAAGTGGAATGAATACAAGTATGACAACTCTTGGTGGTTTAATAAATCCGTTCAGGAGAGAGTAAAAAACCTTAAAGATCAAGATTTTAGAAGGGAGAAAGATTACAAAGAGAGAGTTAAGATACAATCAAATTGGCTCAAACTTCCAAAATTTCCAACAACTACAATAGGTAGTTTCCCTCAAACTGAGGAAGTTCGCCAAATGAGATTGAAGTATAAGAAGGGGGAGATTACCAAGGAAGAATACTCTGAATTTATAAAGTCTAAGATAAGGGATGTAATAAGGATTCAGGAGGAAATAGGGCTTGATGTGTTGGTTCACGGTGAATTTGAGAGAAGTGATATGGTTGAATATTTCGCAGAGAAACTTAAAGGTATGGCTACAACTAGTAACGGGTGGGTCTTATCTTATGGAACTAGAATCTACAGAGCACCTATAATATACGGTGATGTTTATAGAGATTGTAACCTTGTTATTGATGAGATTTTATATGCTCAGAGTCTTACTAAAAAGCCAGTTAAAGCGATACTTACGGGTCCTGTTACTATTCTTGCTTGGAGTTATGGTAGGAAAGATATTTCTGAAAGGGAAGTTGCTTTTCAGATAGCACTCGCTATACTTGACGAGGTCAAAGAAATTGAGAAAAATGGCATAAAGATAATACAGATAGATGAGCCTGCTTTCAGGGAGAAAGCGCCTATAAAGAGAAGAGATTGGAGTGAGTACTTTGACTGGTCTATTAAAGCATTTAGACTCTCTTCAAAAGCATCCCCAGAGGTTCAACTACACACACATATGTGCTACTCTGAGTTCGGCGAGATAATTGACAAGATATATGAAATGGATGCTGATGTTATAAGTATTGAAGCAACAAGAAGTGGTGGAGATATACTTGATGCGTTTGAGAGGTTTAACTATGATCATCAGATTGGTCTTGGAGTTTATGATGTTCATTCACCTGAAGTTCCGGACACTTATAGTATGAAAAGGATAGTAGATAGGTCGTTAAGGTATATTGACCCAAATAACTTCTGGATAAACCCTGATTGTGGTCTTAAGACAAGGAAGTGGGAAGAAGTCATACCATCTCTCAAAAATATGGTGAAGCTATCACAAGAATTGCGAAAGACTTGA
- a CDS encoding divalent-cation tolerance protein CutA: protein MMVVVLCTIPAGKSEELADKIINERLAGCINIIPGVKSIYHWKGNVERDTEDLMVIKTQKILFDKLKEFIKQNHPYTVPEIVAINVENVNNEYLEWLLKETRV, encoded by the coding sequence ATGATGGTAGTTGTTCTTTGTACTATACCTGCTGGAAAGTCAGAGGAGCTTGCTGACAAGATCATCAACGAGCGACTTGCTGGATGTATAAACATAATACCTGGTGTTAAGAGTATATACCATTGGAAAGGAAATGTTGAGAGAGACACAGAAGACCTAATGGTTATCAAGACGCAGAAGATACTGTTTGACAAACTCAAAGAGTTTATAAAGCAAAACCATCCTTACACGGTTCCTGAAATCGTAGCAATCAATGTGGAGAATGTGAATAACGAATACCTAGAATGGTTACTAAAAGAGACAAGAGTATAG
- a CDS encoding UvrD-helicase domain-containing protein, whose product IGVLKEVVWNINNVSMKASLLESLLNDLDQEQKEAVTTTEGPLLVIAGPGSGKTRVITYRFSYIVLTGKALPSEILCVTFTNKAAGEMKSRIVSLTSSKFTSNWWIKTFHSLGLSIVKENYQKLGLKENFIVYDSDDQMRLLKSILKKVSFNELSPEKVLDIINEIRYGYNPSNFFGDSIKELANMYEGELRKNNAVDFTDLIVLPYKLLKKDEEVREMYKNRWKYLMIDEFQDTDPIQYEFIKLILNEHENICVVGDDDQSIYGWRGASVENIRNFDKDFKNCKVVILKTNYRSTDEIISLSNYVASNMMYRRKEKVIRGIGRSSSIPVFIETYDQARESRIVMDEIEDLVSNGHNYNDIAILYRANYLSRILEEDLVKRNIPYRIYSGVSFYERIEIKDILAYLKFAINHKDYVSFSRIVNVPRRGVGEVTVNKIIDYSIKNGKDLLQSIEEMIDGGDIKQDLRGFVSSIRSLKDDSLSVSERVSNLISDIEYYKYLQQTYENYDERVENVQELLRSIMDFEDSGGKTLEEFINSATLMTNSDEVDEKENCVSLMTLHVSKGLEFPVVFIFGAIDGILPHFKNTHNLSLLDEERRLFYVGVTRAKSKLYITSSRYIRVGSMKHSVVSVSRFIDELPSDVIRIRRY is encoded by the coding sequence ATTGGTGTTTTGAAAGAGGTAGTTTGGAACATAAATAATGTTTCTATGAAAGCATCACTACTGGAGTCTCTTCTTAATGATTTGGATCAAGAACAGAAGGAAGCGGTAACAACAACAGAAGGTCCTCTACTTGTTATAGCAGGTCCCGGTTCTGGTAAGACTAGAGTTATCACCTATCGTTTCTCTTACATAGTCTTGACAGGTAAGGCTCTACCTAGCGAGATACTGTGTGTTACATTTACAAACAAGGCAGCGGGGGAGATGAAAAGTAGAATAGTTAGTCTCACGAGTTCTAAATTTACTTCAAACTGGTGGATAAAAACATTTCACTCTCTAGGTCTTTCTATTGTGAAGGAGAATTATCAGAAGTTAGGTTTAAAAGAGAATTTCATAGTATATGACAGTGATGATCAGATGAGGCTTCTGAAATCAATACTCAAGAAGGTTTCTTTCAATGAATTGTCACCCGAGAAAGTTCTTGATATTATCAATGAAATAAGGTATGGTTATAATCCGTCAAACTTCTTTGGTGATAGTATAAAGGAACTTGCGAATATGTATGAAGGGGAACTCAGAAAGAATAATGCTGTTGATTTTACTGATCTGATAGTATTACCTTACAAACTACTAAAGAAGGATGAAGAAGTTAGAGAAATGTATAAAAACAGATGGAAGTATTTGATGATTGATGAATTTCAAGACACTGATCCTATCCAATATGAGTTTATAAAACTTATACTTAACGAGCATGAGAATATATGTGTTGTTGGTGATGATGACCAGTCTATTTATGGCTGGCGTGGTGCTAGCGTTGAGAACATAAGAAACTTTGATAAAGATTTCAAAAATTGCAAAGTTGTTATACTTAAGACAAACTATAGATCAACGGACGAAATAATATCACTTTCTAATTATGTTGCATCAAACATGATGTATAGAAGGAAAGAGAAGGTAATAAGAGGCATAGGTAGAAGTAGTAGTATTCCTGTATTCATAGAAACCTATGATCAAGCAAGAGAATCAAGGATTGTTATGGATGAAATAGAAGACCTTGTCTCTAACGGGCACAATTATAATGACATTGCTATACTCTACCGTGCGAATTATTTGTCAAGGATACTTGAAGAAGATCTTGTTAAGAGGAATATACCATACAGAATTTACTCTGGTGTCAGTTTCTATGAGAGGATTGAGATAAAGGATATCCTAGCATACCTTAAATTTGCTATAAACCATAAAGATTATGTTAGTTTCTCAAGGATAGTAAATGTTCCTAGAAGAGGGGTAGGTGAGGTTACTGTCAATAAGATTATTGATTACTCAATCAAGAATGGTAAAGATTTGCTTCAAAGTATTGAAGAGATGATAGATGGAGGTGATATAAAACAGGATTTAAGAGGTTTTGTGAGTTCAATAAGATCATTGAAAGATGATAGTTTGAGTGTATCAGAGAGAGTTTCAAACTTGATAAGTGATATAGAGTATTACAAATATCTTCAGCAGACTTATGAAAACTACGATGAGAGGGTAGAAAATGTTCAAGAACTTTTGAGGTCAATAATGGACTTTGAGGACAGTGGGGGTAAAACCTTGGAAGAGTTTATAAATAGTGCGACTTTGATGACAAATTCTGATGAAGTTGATGAAAAAGAGAATTGTGTATCTCTCATGACACTACATGTTTCCAAAGGTCTTGAGTTTCCGGTGGTTTTTATATTCGGTGCTATAGATGGGATTCTACCACACTTCAAGAATACACATAATCTTTCACTTCTAGACGAGGAGAGAAGGCTTTTTTATGTCGGCGTAACGAGAGCAAAATCAAAGTTATATATAACTTCAAGCAGATACATAAGAGTTGGTAGTATGAAACACTCCGTTGTTTCAGTCTCAAGGTTTATTGATGAACTACCTAGTGATGTGATAAGGATAAGGAGATATTAG
- a CDS encoding helicase-related protein, which yields MIEEQLKQLYKILFSTHKVGKSVIITSEEEFDSLKDIFLKVFTKGLTLPSLDVYPYTASVPPIDRAKERVKTIRNLNSDTTFILTTIEGLLLRTISKEIIYSKPLTLRVGESVDLRELKEVVDRFGYERLDRVVDYGEYAIKGSVFEIFTSIYRFPIRVITDFGEIKRIRAFDPETSRGREELNFVEIYPPYENDFYRLFKKGYEAVSFYELTENPTIFSLIRIEDLQEEYQRIYDTISSLYSSVSNNSDFLSPQEVIGELPENISIPSVKLELFPMFIDKDMLLPNYLVLSGYISAKLSKNKVFFISPSERYTKKAGRVFSKYGISSFFAGRVEDFDDLRKMVDNIQTEGKVGILEGFNLPRGVELDNVTIITISELFNREFVEYDTDTVEISSDELRDIHFFTNIKEGDYVVHSSYGIGIFRGLVEIKYFDSIKEFAKIEFDGGDSLYIPPEQFNLISKYIGSEEPKLSKLKSNTWKNVKKRVRDSILKFSRDLLRLKALRQVRKKSAFRLDYDEYEMLEDSFPYEETPDQIRALEEIKSDLASQKVMERVICGDVGFGKTEIAIRAAFLHILNGYQVMVLVPTTILAEQHYKTFTSRLSPFGVKIGIISRLRKESEIRRTIEEISKGSIDLVIGTHALISGERVIDKFKSLSLIVIDEEHKFGVEHKEEILKGREDVNVLMLSATPIPRTLGMSMGNLRDISIISTPPFGRKPIKTFIVEWKDEVIRDAVEREIKRGGQVLVVNDRIEGLEKLKRSLVNACNGLVGNDDICILHGQLGKIEIENVFFDFVEGKYRVMISTTISESGLDIPNVNTVIINNAHNFGLADLHQIRGRVGRRDVEGYAYFIYPSKYLISELQMKRLSVIEEHSDLGAGFRIALKDLELRGAGNLLGKEQHGNINSVGYVFYVRMLSDILNMISQEQDENEVIDYSDPVLYFKSGRIFPEDLDIPTSEKMEIMLKLNIAYTERQLEYVLGEIQDRYGNIPEGLYNLSEIVRLRLYLKKFRIEEVYDKDEGILIRFSKTNLPDADRLFEIMMDGKYEVEMIPEDSNGIILKVSDEGLLNRIRKVQDFVKDIFNQKD from the coding sequence ATGATAGAAGAGCAACTAAAGCAACTATACAAAATTTTGTTTTCAACGCATAAGGTTGGAAAGTCTGTAATTATAACGAGTGAGGAAGAGTTTGATAGTTTGAAAGACATTTTTCTTAAGGTATTTACAAAGGGACTTACACTTCCGTCACTAGATGTTTATCCATACACAGCGTCTGTTCCGCCAATAGATAGAGCGAAGGAGAGAGTCAAAACGATAAGAAATTTAAATTCTGATACAACTTTCATACTAACAACTATTGAAGGACTACTGTTGAGAACAATATCAAAAGAAATAATTTACTCCAAACCACTCACCTTAAGGGTCGGAGAAAGTGTTGATCTTAGGGAACTAAAGGAGGTAGTAGATAGGTTTGGTTATGAGAGGTTAGATAGAGTTGTGGATTATGGTGAATATGCTATAAAGGGATCGGTTTTTGAAATTTTTACATCAATCTATAGATTTCCGATTAGAGTAATAACTGATTTCGGTGAGATAAAACGCATAAGAGCATTTGATCCTGAAACAAGCAGAGGGAGAGAAGAACTAAATTTTGTAGAGATTTATCCTCCATATGAGAACGATTTCTATCGCTTGTTTAAGAAGGGATACGAAGCTGTATCATTCTACGAACTAACAGAGAATCCGACCATCTTCTCTCTTATTAGAATAGAAGACCTACAAGAGGAGTATCAAAGAATATATGATACTATTTCTAGTCTATACTCAAGCGTAAGTAACAATTCTGATTTTCTTTCTCCACAGGAGGTTATAGGTGAATTACCGGAGAACATATCTATTCCTAGCGTAAAATTGGAACTCTTTCCTATGTTCATAGACAAGGACATGCTACTACCGAATTATCTTGTTCTTTCAGGTTATATTTCAGCGAAACTGAGTAAGAATAAAGTTTTCTTCATCTCACCAAGCGAGCGATACACCAAGAAAGCAGGAAGAGTATTTTCCAAGTATGGAATTTCGTCTTTCTTTGCGGGAAGAGTTGAAGACTTTGATGATCTTCGTAAGATGGTAGATAATATTCAAACTGAAGGTAAGGTTGGGATTCTTGAGGGGTTTAATCTACCGAGGGGGGTTGAGTTAGATAATGTTACTATTATAACTATATCTGAACTCTTTAACAGAGAGTTTGTAGAATATGATACTGATACTGTTGAGATATCTTCTGACGAACTTAGGGACATTCATTTTTTCACTAACATAAAGGAAGGTGATTATGTAGTTCATTCGTCTTACGGGATAGGTATATTCAGAGGACTTGTAGAGATTAAGTATTTTGATAGCATTAAGGAGTTTGCTAAAATAGAGTTTGATGGTGGTGATTCACTGTATATTCCACCAGAACAATTTAATCTAATAAGTAAGTATATAGGTAGCGAAGAACCGAAATTAAGTAAATTAAAATCCAATACTTGGAAGAATGTAAAGAAAAGAGTTAGGGATAGCATATTAAAGTTTTCAAGAGACCTATTGAGACTTAAGGCATTGAGGCAAGTTCGTAAAAAGAGTGCTTTTAGATTGGACTATGATGAGTATGAAATGCTTGAAGATAGTTTTCCTTATGAAGAAACTCCAGACCAGATAAGAGCACTTGAAGAAATAAAATCCGACCTTGCTTCGCAAAAAGTGATGGAAAGGGTTATATGTGGAGATGTTGGCTTTGGTAAAACTGAGATTGCTATAAGAGCCGCTTTTTTACACATTCTCAATGGCTACCAAGTAATGGTTCTTGTTCCAACTACTATTCTTGCAGAACAGCATTACAAGACTTTTACCAGTAGATTATCTCCTTTCGGTGTCAAGATTGGTATCATCTCTAGGTTGAGAAAGGAAAGTGAAATTAGAAGGACAATAGAAGAAATCTCAAAAGGTAGCATAGACCTTGTGATCGGAACGCATGCTTTGATTTCTGGGGAGAGAGTCATTGATAAGTTTAAGAGTTTAAGTCTTATAGTTATTGATGAGGAACACAAATTTGGTGTAGAACATAAGGAAGAAATCTTGAAAGGTAGAGAGGATGTAAATGTTCTCATGTTATCTGCAACACCGATACCAAGGACACTTGGAATGAGTATGGGAAACTTGAGAGATATATCTATAATCTCAACACCACCTTTTGGCAGAAAGCCAATAAAAACTTTTATAGTTGAGTGGAAGGATGAAGTTATAAGAGATGCGGTTGAAAGAGAGATAAAGAGGGGAGGACAAGTTTTGGTTGTAAATGATAGGATTGAAGGATTAGAGAAACTCAAGAGAAGTTTGGTCAATGCTTGTAATGGATTGGTTGGTAATGATGATATATGCATCTTACATGGACAACTTGGTAAGATTGAGATTGAGAATGTTTTTTTTGATTTTGTTGAGGGGAAGTATAGGGTTATGATATCAACAACAATTTCAGAGTCTGGGCTTGATATACCAAATGTGAATACGGTGATAATAAACAATGCACATAACTTTGGTCTTGCAGATTTACATCAGATAAGGGGCAGGGTTGGAAGAAGAGATGTTGAAGGATACGCATACTTCATATATCCATCAAAGTATCTTATAAGCGAACTTCAGATGAAAAGGTTAAGCGTGATAGAGGAACATTCTGATTTAGGAGCAGGTTTTAGGATTGCACTAAAGGATCTTGAACTACGAGGGGCTGGTAATCTTCTAGGAAAGGAACAACACGGCAATATTAACTCCGTTGGATATGTCTTCTATGTTAGAATGTTGTCTGATATTCTGAATATGATAAGTCAAGAACAGGATGAAAATGAGGTTATTGATTATTCAGACCCAGTTCTATACTTCAAATCAGGTAGGATTTTCCCAGAAGATCTTGATATACCTACTAGTGAGAAGATGGAAATAATGCTTAAACTTAACATCGCATACACTGAAAGGCAACTTGAGTATGTTCTTGGAGAGATTCAAGATAGGTATGGGAATATACCTGAAGGTTTATACAATCTATCAGAAATAGTTAGGTTAAGATTATACCTTAAGAAATTTAGGATAGAAGAAGTTTATGACAAAGACGAAGGCATCCTGATTAGATTTAGCAAAACCAATCTACCAGATGCAGATAGACTTTTTGAGATTATGATGGATGGCAAATATGAGGTTGAAATGATACCAGAGGATAGTAATGGTATAATACTCAAAGTTAGCGATGAAGGTTTATTGAATAGAATCAGAAAGGTTCAAGATTTTGTTAAGGATATATTTAATCAAAAGGATTGA
- a CDS encoding aspartate carbamoyltransferase catalytic subunit: protein MKHLLGIKDLSSEEIMSIIELGEVYRNELINDRDSIPQILRERVIVNLFFEPSTRTRMSFEMASSLLGAKVLNFSENVSSIQKGESRLDTLKTIEAMKVDAVVIRSNISGLPYLLARDIKNVSIINAGDGSHEHPSQALLDALTMKLKFGDIRRINLSIVGDILFSRVARSNILLMKKIGNNNLMVYGPTTLLPKEIEMFGVRIARSFDEVIEFSDVIMLLRIQTERQNSAYVPSTREYKKFWGLTEEKLKSSNKEVFVMHPGPVNREVEISSDVIYCDKSLILDQVTSGVAIRMSILSHIFDSKNQN, encoded by the coding sequence ATGAAACATTTACTTGGTATAAAGGACCTTTCATCCGAAGAAATAATGTCAATAATAGAATTAGGAGAGGTTTATAGAAATGAACTTATAAACGACAGGGACAGTATCCCTCAGATACTCAGAGAGAGAGTCATAGTGAATTTGTTTTTTGAGCCATCAACGAGAACGAGAATGAGCTTTGAGATGGCTTCTAGTCTTCTAGGTGCTAAAGTATTGAATTTTTCAGAAAATGTTAGTTCAATTCAGAAAGGTGAGAGTAGGTTGGATACTCTTAAGACTATAGAAGCGATGAAAGTTGATGCGGTTGTTATCAGGTCAAATATATCAGGACTTCCTTACCTTTTGGCAAGAGACATAAAGAATGTTAGCATAATAAACGCGGGTGATGGCTCGCACGAACATCCTTCGCAAGCTCTACTTGATGCTCTTACAATGAAGCTAAAGTTTGGAGACATTAGAAGGATAAACCTTTCAATCGTTGGAGACATTCTTTTCAGTAGGGTTGCCAGATCAAATATCCTGCTTATGAAGAAGATAGGTAATAATAACCTTATGGTATATGGTCCTACTACATTGCTACCTAAGGAGATTGAAATGTTTGGTGTTAGGATTGCTAGGAGTTTTGATGAGGTTATTGAATTTTCGGATGTCATAATGCTTTTAAGGATACAAACGGAAAGACAAAACTCTGCTTATGTTCCATCAACGAGAGAATACAAGAAGTTCTGGGGACTAACCGAGGAGAAACTGAAATCTTCTAATAAGGAAGTATTCGTGATGCATCCCGGTCCTGTGAATAGAGAAGTTGAGATTTCTTCTGATGTTATATACTGTGATAAGTCTCTTATTTTAGACCAAGTTACTAGTGGTGTTGCCATAAGAATGAGTATCCTATCTCATATCTTTGACTCCAAAAACCAGAATTGA
- a CDS encoding DUF3782 domain-containing protein: MNIHSIVMVSIIYHITETYLDEALAKLSANLGNEFYLALEKQIEEFDNKMLLLKKDFYEALKNQKEEIIREMDEKIEDATDRIMRQVDEKMDKTTEKLINRIDAIGERRGISSETAMRNFAESLVKEWGGTVKKWNKEVTYTGPGGVKVSKIYEMDIVITDGKEILVEVKSSCNIEAVEKFWEACEYYLATEKVRKGIDRIVVSFFAYEDVISFAKQEGIRIITN, from the coding sequence ATGAATATACATTCAATTGTTATGGTGAGTATTATTTATCATATTACGGAAACATACCTTGATGAGGCATTAGCCAAGCTGTCTGCTAACTTGGGGAATGAGTTTTATCTAGCACTTGAGAAACAGATAGAAGAGTTTGATAACAAGATGCTTCTTCTTAAGAAAGATTTTTATGAAGCACTTAAGAATCAGAAAGAAGAGATTATAAGAGAAATGGATGAGAAGATAGAGGATGCTACGGATAGGATAATGAGGCAGGTGGATGAGAAAATGGACAAAACGACAGAAAAGCTTATAAATAGGATTGATGCTATCGGAGAAAGGAGGGGAATATCTTCTGAAACTGCTATGAGAAACTTTGCTGAATCCTTGGTCAAGGAGTGGGGAGGAACTGTAAAAAAGTGGAATAAGGAGGTTACTTATACGGGTCCTGGAGGTGTGAAAGTTAGCAAAATCTATGAAATGGATATAGTGATAACGGATGGTAAAGAGATACTAGTGGAGGTGAAGTCATCTTGTAATATTGAAGCGGTAGAAAAATTCTGGGAGGCTTGTGAGTATTATCTTGCTACTGAAAAGGTTAGGAAAGGGATTGATAGGATAGTGGTGTCTTTCTTCGCATATGAGGATGTTATTAGTTTTGCGAAACAGGAAGGTATTAGAATAATAACAAATTAG
- the hisD gene encoding histidinol dehydrogenase, with the protein MKIGNIRGEVVDALPTRASEITLDKEVLRSVEEIIENVRRNGDKAVLEYLKRFDGFEGDEIKVSEREFEVARKEIESSSNLKTVVEGFLKAIERVKKFHETQFEILKLYGKWTLETNGIVGQVAKPVESVCVYVPGGRAVYPSTLIMNTIPAKVAGVKNIFVSTPSRNGKVPSVILYLCEVMGVKDVFKVGGAVAVASFAFGTETIPKVDMIVGPGNKYYITAKKLLNGVIGIDMLPGPSEICVIADKGDPYYMSLDLLSQLEHDPDSSGYFISTNQKLLDDVRSQMLSIMAEAERRDILKNSLSNFFFILVESLDEGFEIVNKIAPEHLEVIVEGVDINNIDRYVRNAGTVIIGEHTPVVLTDYVAGVNHVLPTGSSARFSSPLGVYNFVKFYNIAQWNEEQLKEDIPVVSKLARYEELEVHALSVEKRKL; encoded by the coding sequence ATGAAGATAGGAAATATTAGAGGTGAAGTTGTAGATGCTTTGCCTACAAGAGCAAGTGAGATAACACTAGATAAAGAGGTGTTAAGGTCCGTTGAAGAGATAATTGAAAATGTTAGGAGGAATGGTGATAAAGCCGTATTGGAATACCTGAAGAGATTTGATGGGTTTGAGGGTGATGAGATAAAAGTTAGCGAAAGGGAGTTTGAGGTTGCTAGAAAAGAGATAGAGAGTAGTTCTAATCTTAAGACTGTTGTGGAAGGTTTTCTTAAAGCCATAGAGAGAGTCAAGAAATTTCACGAGACTCAATTTGAAATACTTAAACTGTATGGAAAATGGACATTAGAGACTAATGGTATTGTAGGTCAGGTTGCGAAGCCTGTTGAGAGCGTTTGTGTTTATGTTCCGGGTGGTAGAGCTGTATATCCATCCACTCTCATTATGAATACCATACCAGCTAAAGTTGCAGGTGTTAAGAATATCTTTGTTTCAACTCCATCAAGGAATGGAAAGGTACCTTCAGTAATCCTATACTTGTGTGAAGTAATGGGTGTTAAAGATGTTTTTAAAGTCGGTGGGGCAGTAGCAGTTGCGAGTTTTGCCTTCGGGACAGAGACAATACCAAAGGTAGATATGATAGTTGGTCCTGGAAATAAATACTACATTACAGCAAAGAAACTTCTCAATGGTGTAATCGGAATAGATATGCTACCAGGTCCAAGTGAAATATGTGTTATAGCAGACAAAGGAGATCCATACTACATGTCTCTTGACCTATTGTCTCAACTTGAGCATGATCCAGATTCTAGTGGCTACTTTATTTCAACAAATCAAAAACTACTGGATGATGTTAGAAGTCAAATGTTGTCCATAATGGCTGAAGCGGAAAGAAGAGATATCCTTAAAAACTCTTTAAGTAACTTTTTTTTCATACTCGTTGAAAGTTTAGATGAAGGGTTTGAAATTGTAAATAAGATTGCCCCTGAGCATCTTGAAGTTATCGTTGAAGGTGTGGATATCAACAACATAGATAGATATGTGAGAAATGCTGGAACTGTGATAATAGGAGAACATACACCAGTAGTTTTAACGGATTACGTGGCGGGTGTCAATCATGTTTTACCAACCGGAAGTAGTGCTAGGTTCTCTTCACCACTTGGAGTGTATAACTTTGTTAAATTCTACAATATTGCCCAGTGGAATGAGGAGCAACTCAAGGAAGATATACCAGTAGTATCAAAACTTGCAAGATACGAAGAACTAGAGGTACACGCCTTGTCAGTTGAGAAAAGGAAACTATAA